A section of the Marinimicrobium koreense genome encodes:
- a CDS encoding ArsR/SmtB family transcription factor, whose product MNQAHTLPDPDTLAPDALPQLLKAAGDSLRLDILRVMKRDSFGVLELCQLLDAKQSGMSHHLKVLTNAGLLAPRREGNSIFYRRAYLAPDNPLQALQQQLFATLDREPLPAALSERLKALRGERALASQHFFADNAHKFRAQQDLIASYPVYAEQVGQLLANTPLPDNHLALEVGPGEGEFLPVLARRFKHLVALDNAPIMLERAQALAAERGLSNVEFIGGDTRALKAHKVLADCIVVNMVLHHTPSPADIFQDLSAALVRGGALLVTDLCRHEQTWAREACGDLWQGFEPDDLSRWAFDAGLSEGQSVYFALRNGFQIQLRQFFKSVNPLQP is encoded by the coding sequence ATGAATCAAGCCCACACCCTCCCAGACCCGGACACCCTCGCGCCGGACGCCCTGCCCCAGCTGCTCAAGGCCGCCGGCGATTCTCTGCGTCTGGACATTCTGCGGGTCATGAAACGGGACTCCTTTGGGGTGCTGGAGCTGTGCCAGTTGCTGGATGCCAAACAGTCCGGCATGAGCCATCACCTGAAGGTGCTGACCAACGCAGGGCTGCTGGCGCCGCGGAGGGAGGGCAACTCGATTTTCTACCGGCGCGCCTACCTGGCCCCGGACAATCCGCTGCAAGCCCTGCAGCAGCAGTTGTTCGCGACGCTGGACCGAGAGCCCCTGCCGGCGGCACTGAGTGAGCGTTTAAAGGCCCTTCGCGGTGAGCGAGCACTCGCTTCACAGCATTTTTTCGCGGACAACGCCCACAAATTCCGCGCCCAGCAGGACCTGATCGCCAGCTATCCGGTGTACGCCGAGCAGGTGGGCCAGCTGCTGGCCAATACGCCCCTGCCGGACAACCACCTGGCATTGGAAGTGGGCCCGGGGGAAGGCGAGTTCCTGCCAGTGCTGGCCCGGCGGTTCAAGCATCTGGTGGCCCTGGACAATGCGCCCATCATGCTGGAACGCGCTCAGGCCCTGGCGGCAGAACGGGGGCTGAGCAATGTCGAGTTTATCGGTGGCGATACCCGAGCCCTGAAAGCCCATAAAGTGCTGGCTGATTGCATCGTGGTGAACATGGTGTTGCACCACACCCCGTCACCGGCGGACATCTTTCAGGACCTGAGTGCCGCCCTGGTACGCGGCGGCGCCCTGCTGGTGACCGACCTATGCCGCCACGAGCAGACCTGGGCCCGGGAAGCCTGCGGCGACCTGTGGCAGGGTTTCGAGCCGGACGATCTGTCCCGCTGGGCGTTCGATGCCGGCCTGAGCGAAGGGCAGAGCGTTTATTTCGCCTTGCGCAATGGTTTTCAGATCCAGTTACGACAATTTTTTAAGTCCGTTAATCCGTTACAACCGTAA
- the metK gene encoding methionine adenosyltransferase: protein MAEYSLFTSESVSEGHPDKLADQISDAVLDAILKDDPNARVAVETLVKTGMAIVAGEVRTSTYVDLEDLIRQVILDIGYNSSDVGFDGASCAVLNAIGKQSSDIAMGVDENEASAKDQGAGDQGLMFGYASDETDVLMPAPIYFSHRLVEKQAELRKNGTLPWLRPDAKSQVTLRYENGKPVAVDAVVLSTQHNPDVSQSQIHEAVREEIINKVLPAEWLHADTQYHINPTGQFIIGGPVGDCGLTGRKIIVDTYGGMARHGGGAFSGKDPSKVDRSAAYAGRYVAKNIVAAGLASRCEIQVSYAIGVAEPTSISINTFGTGKLPDNEIAKIVREHFDLRPKGLIDMLDLKRPIYRPTAAYGHFGRELPDFTWEKTDRAELLKKYL from the coding sequence ATGGCTGAGTACTCACTGTTTACCTCGGAATCCGTATCCGAAGGCCACCCGGACAAACTGGCGGACCAGATTTCCGACGCCGTGCTGGATGCGATTCTCAAAGACGATCCCAACGCCCGCGTTGCGGTGGAAACCCTGGTCAAAACCGGCATGGCCATCGTGGCCGGGGAAGTGCGCACCTCCACGTACGTGGATCTGGAAGACCTGATTCGCCAGGTCATTCTGGACATCGGCTACAACTCCAGCGACGTGGGTTTTGACGGTGCCTCCTGCGCCGTACTCAACGCCATCGGCAAGCAGTCCTCCGACATCGCCATGGGCGTGGACGAAAACGAAGCTTCCGCCAAAGATCAGGGCGCCGGTGACCAGGGCCTGATGTTCGGCTACGCCTCGGATGAAACCGACGTGCTGATGCCCGCGCCGATCTATTTCTCTCACCGGCTGGTGGAAAAGCAGGCCGAGCTGCGCAAGAACGGCACCCTGCCCTGGTTGCGCCCGGACGCCAAGAGCCAGGTGACCCTGCGCTACGAAAACGGCAAGCCGGTGGCGGTAGACGCGGTAGTGCTGTCCACTCAGCACAACCCCGATGTCAGCCAGAGCCAGATTCACGAAGCGGTGCGAGAAGAAATCATCAACAAGGTGCTGCCCGCCGAATGGCTGCACGCCGATACCCAGTACCACATCAACCCGACCGGCCAGTTCATCATCGGTGGCCCGGTGGGTGACTGCGGCCTGACCGGACGGAAGATCATTGTCGATACCTACGGCGGCATGGCCCGTCACGGTGGCGGCGCCTTCTCGGGGAAAGACCCCTCGAAAGTGGACCGCTCCGCCGCCTACGCCGGTCGCTATGTGGCGAAAAACATCGTTGCCGCAGGCCTCGCCAGTCGCTGTGAAATTCAGGTCTCCTACGCCATCGGCGTGGCCGAGCCGACCTCGATTTCAATCAACACGTTCGGCACTGGCAAACTGCCGGACAACGAAATCGCCAAAATCGTACGCGAGCACTTCGACCTGCGACCCAAGGGCCTGATCGACATGCTTGACCTGAAGCGCCCGATATACCGGCCCACCGCCGCTTACGGACACTTTGGTCGAGAGCTGCCGGACTTTACCTGGGAGAAGACCGATAGGGCCGAGTTGCTCAAGAAGTATTTGTAA